The Plutella xylostella chromosome 21, ilPluXylo3.1, whole genome shotgun sequence DNA window TTCTACTTGATCATAAGTTAGATGAGATAAACATTACCTTTGGGAACCAGCGACAAGCTGATACACAGCAACGCACTGAGCACATACATAGAGACTAAAGTCCGCTTTCTGCCGTACCGGTCCAGTATCAACAAACACACAATATTCGCCGGAATCTCAACGAAACCGACCAGCATAAAGTTCACATACTTATTACCGGCTAAGGACACTGAGTTTATCGACAACCCGTAGTAAACGAATGTACACGTAATCCAAAGGAATGAACACACAAAAACTCGTTTTCTGATTATACGCGACTTAATCACTCTCGCGAAAGTTGACTCTGTGCCTTTCTGTTCCTTGCTTTGATCAGCTTCGCTCTCTTCTGTTGGTTTATTAGTTTTCTGTACGTCATTTAAAGGGTACAGCAGTTGTTCTGACAGCTCTACATTATTCATCTTGGCTGCCTTTTTAAGAATATCAATCGCCTCATTGTTTCTTCCTTTGCTGAGCAACCATCGGACGCTTTCATTCAGTAGCCAGATGTATGAGAAGACCAGGACTGCTGGTGCGTAGATGATCTGGAGGAGATGTCTCCAGCTTTGCAGTCTCCAGCTGAGACCGGCCAGCGTCATCAGACCAAGGACGTATACCCCGTTGATGAGTGTGTTGCCGAAAACACGGCCTTTCGGACCCACTAACTCCATAGCTGAAACAAGTTTAAATGGCGTTCAGTCCTGAATGGAATGGCAAAGGTGTTTAAATCCATAAAACTTGATACTATAATGAATAAGCTAGGGATATCGTCAAATACCACCCTGTATCTTACCTATAACAAATGCAGTACTATAAGCGCCAGCCCCCAGCCCGGCTTCTAGGAACTCCAGAACGAGCATCATAGTGTAATTCACCGAAAACGATCGAAGGAACCCGAAGACTCCATTCATGAGGGATGCAATTGACAAAGCCAACTTTCTCCCGTATCTGTCGGATATGATGCCCGTGAGTGGGAGCGAGACGAATAGACCAGCATTGTGCACTGTCCCAATCAGGGTCCTCTTCCAGTTTTGGCAGGCGAGGTTGAACTAAAAAAAGGCCGGTTGTTAACGTCAGGTACTAAGACTTTGTACgcatatatatgtataggtacatttaataaaaaaacaagcagCAGTAAAATGGCAAGTAAAAGGTACggtatttgaaaaaaacaatGCTGACATAAACATAGgacaatacaaaaaataatagtataaaATCTATAGGTATATAGATCGGTCGTAGTTTGATCAGCAAATACTAAACTAACGCAATCGGTCAAAAACTCCTTATCCAGAACGATTACACCGctagtattt harbors:
- the LOC105398296 gene encoding organic cation transporter protein produces the protein MPQDNLSVSLDTILLHLGPFGKFNIVNYALLLFPIYLAGMYGSVFVFEAPDLSYRCAVDECESTLNHSLWLPHALPQDKGVPSKCRRYSMNETVYTSNSTCSVDSFDSSYSVECNSFVYSDEDSAVKDFNLACQNWKRTLIGTVHNAGLFVSLPLTGIISDRYGRKLALSIASLMNGVFGFLRSFSVNYTMMLVLEFLEAGLGAGAYSTAFVIAMELVGPKGRVFGNTLINGVYVLGLMTLAGLSWRLQSWRHLLQIIYAPAVLVFSYIWLLNESVRWLLSKGRNNEAIDILKKAAKMNNVELSEQLLYPLNDVQKTNKPTEESEADQSKEQKGTESTFARVIKSRIIRKRVFVCSFLWITCTFVYYGLSINSVSLAGNKYVNFMLVGFVEIPANIVCLLILDRYGRKRTLVSMYVLSALLCISLSLVPKDLKWLSLILYLSGKFSITVAYSSVYIYVSEVFPTSVRQSLLAVCSSLGRVGSTLAPLTPLLALYYANLPAIFFGSLALMASLLVFTLPETLNLPLPDTIEEAEMLSTVKREKPTVE